The following proteins are encoded in a genomic region of Vibrio spartinae:
- a CDS encoding acyl carrier protein, translated as MNIMDKINEALSQVLDGETVTIDMNTNFDEDLDLDSVLFVQFLLTLEENIDGLLFDPDLISQSSFNNVGSLIEFIESQVTVAEA; from the coding sequence AATCAACGAAGCACTATCACAGGTTCTGGATGGAGAAACAGTCACCATCGATATGAATACCAATTTCGATGAAGATTTGGATCTGGATTCCGTTTTGTTTGTTCAGTTTCTGCTGACTCTGGAAGAGAATATCGACGGTTTGTTGTTCGATCCGGATCTGATCAGCCAGTCTTCATTCAACAATGTCGGCTCTTTGATCGAATTTATCGAATCTCAGGTCACAGTTGCGGAAGCCTGA
- a CDS encoding acyl-CoA dehydrogenase family protein yields MNMTAEILDQAYAVGRKATPRELLPQLGFWMTGKNACLVSQGLTMFPAGDSPELVNVQGETIAASHCTRLPQDRILRHLALETATVDAQSQNEEPLSLAVCAIRLGLTTRILDLSFNHLKDRKSFGQKTTRHQLIKASFSDIYGDVSLLKQQLHYRLDSGDLSDPDEEHRQITQLSNQAEKLMGGHGFLLGNSHTISHFSMLLYSLFGKSSSREQQHTHSAV; encoded by the coding sequence ATGAACATGACAGCAGAAATACTCGATCAAGCTTATGCCGTTGGCCGCAAAGCAACCCCCCGGGAGCTTTTGCCACAATTGGGTTTCTGGATGACAGGCAAAAATGCCTGTCTCGTCAGCCAAGGTCTGACGATGTTCCCTGCGGGAGACTCACCTGAACTGGTGAATGTTCAGGGAGAAACCATCGCGGCATCTCACTGCACACGCCTGCCTCAGGATCGAATACTCCGGCATCTGGCACTGGAAACCGCCACTGTTGACGCTCAGAGCCAGAACGAAGAACCCCTCTCTTTGGCGGTTTGCGCAATTCGTCTGGGACTGACGACCCGCATTCTGGATCTGTCATTTAACCATCTAAAAGACCGGAAGAGTTTTGGCCAGAAGACCACCCGCCATCAATTGATTAAAGCCAGTTTTTCAGACATTTACGGAGATGTATCGCTCCTCAAACAGCAACTACATTATCGCCTGGATAGTGGTGATTTGAGCGATCCGGATGAGGAGCACCGACAAATCACTCAATTATCCAACCAGGCTGAAAAGTTGATGGGCGGACACGGCTTCCTATTGGGAAACAGCCATACCATCAGTCACTTTTCCATGCTGCTTTACTCGCTATTCGGTAAAAGCAGCTCACGGGAACAGCAGCATACACACAGCGCCGTCTGA
- a CDS encoding MATE family efflux transporter, with the protein MSISKQSTLSLPASGMGDVKQVLGIAWPMILIAIVVSLSQNGQIWILGRNEQSQALYQLSMLQPFHFLFIALLECLTITNQVFSARSTRDWPSKNVIKSTLLLAVAGTVFLSLLAGVSYLFEAPLQTTMGGDTQDLFRQTLPLYLLSLIPLLIFELGNAGLRGQGKTLSSMLLISGFIIINLAVCYVGFVHHQLGFQAVIYANLISASAMLPFSLFMLFRTVNHGSDPQPGAFLPRLFALMTDAGIPIFLSMLIAFASSAVIFPLISQMNTDYAPGFLIVVKLRSLFIIPAVALGSAIAIFVNQQLSAATQESLTRMLSRGMLAISLLYITLTAIVYLNQRSLVDLLANTVAVQQAGYLLLSLLLPTFFLTSMLAATQTMLEQLGRGKRVLIMTLVVESVMVGGILILMQSQGNITDLAHLIVIFNVIYFTIFLREYWLLIKNLRGEDAL; encoded by the coding sequence ATGAGCATTTCCAAGCAATCGACACTCAGTTTACCGGCCAGTGGTATGGGTGACGTCAAACAGGTGCTGGGCATCGCCTGGCCGATGATCCTGATCGCGATTGTGGTGTCACTATCACAAAATGGTCAAATATGGATCCTTGGCCGGAATGAACAAAGTCAGGCGTTGTATCAACTATCGATGCTGCAACCCTTCCATTTTCTTTTTATTGCGCTGCTGGAATGCCTGACGATCACCAATCAGGTCTTCAGTGCCCGTTCAACCCGTGACTGGCCGAGCAAAAACGTCATAAAAAGCACGCTGTTGCTCGCTGTTGCCGGAACCGTCTTTCTGTCCTTGCTGGCGGGAGTGAGTTATCTGTTCGAAGCGCCACTTCAGACAACGATGGGCGGTGATACGCAGGATCTCTTCCGTCAGACACTGCCGCTTTATCTGTTATCCCTGATTCCGCTGCTGATCTTTGAACTGGGCAATGCCGGACTGCGAGGACAGGGAAAGACCCTCAGCAGTATGCTGCTCATCTCCGGTTTTATCATCATTAACCTAGCGGTATGTTATGTCGGCTTTGTGCATCATCAACTCGGATTTCAGGCGGTCATTTATGCCAACCTAATCTCTGCATCGGCGATGCTGCCGTTTTCGCTGTTCATGCTGTTCAGAACGGTTAATCATGGTTCAGATCCACAACCGGGGGCATTTCTACCCAGACTATTTGCGCTGATGACCGATGCCGGAATCCCGATTTTTCTGTCGATGCTGATTGCATTCGCCAGTTCTGCAGTGATTTTTCCGCTAATCAGTCAGATGAATACCGACTACGCTCCCGGATTCCTGATTGTCGTTAAACTACGTTCCCTGTTTATCATTCCGGCCGTTGCGCTGGGTTCTGCGATTGCGATTTTTGTCAATCAACAACTTTCTGCCGCTACGCAGGAATCATTGACCCGTATGTTAAGCCGGGGAATGCTCGCAATCAGTCTGCTGTACATCACTCTGACAGCGATAGTTTATCTGAATCAGCGCAGTCTGGTTGATCTGTTAGCCAATACGGTCGCTGTTCAGCAAGCCGGTTATCTATTGTTGTCACTGTTGCTACCAACCTTCTTCCTGACCTCCATGCTGGCTGCAACTCAAACCATGCTTGAACAGCTTGGCCGCGGGAAAAGAGTGCTGATTATGACTTTAGTCGTTGAGTCGGTAATGGTCGGTGGTATTCTGATTCTGATGCAGTCACAGGGAAATATTACCGATCTGGCGCACCTGATCGTTATTTTCAACGTGATTTATTTTACGATTTTCTTACGTGAATACTGGTTGCTAATCAAAAATCTGCGAGGGGAAGATGCTCTATAA
- a CDS encoding alpha/beta hydrolase: protein MLYNLAYPLLQLSAFAHQRYHWCLVMLKRRPKLLLKSSVRPETHYNGVCGKLRRADTILLSRLSSEWAARYAIRMFEKPTRMPCMANDLEFEQQSQQHQLTFNKCRINVFCHEPPASVQVQGTILLVHGWEGRSVMFRPLTEKLLANGYRVIAPDLIAHGSSEGERCSFYELAQLLLLINQQFGAFHSAIGHSFGGTALAMAIDAGLSTHQLIKIGSPDGLGNLLDSYIDYYRIPAVLKDKLKQVYHHRYGTHPDMIDAPLWKTLSLPTLLCHDRNDNIIDITQAQKMSAAFPNCELFLTDGWGHRGVLKDRNIHQKIIEFIQSSTT from the coding sequence ATGCTCTATAACCTTGCCTATCCTTTGCTGCAACTTTCCGCATTTGCCCATCAGCGCTATCACTGGTGTCTGGTGATGCTGAAACGCCGGCCGAAATTATTACTCAAATCTTCAGTCCGGCCGGAAACGCATTACAATGGCGTATGCGGCAAGCTACGGCGGGCTGATACGATTTTACTCTCCCGCCTCTCTTCCGAATGGGCAGCCCGCTACGCGATCCGCATGTTTGAAAAGCCGACTCGGATGCCTTGCATGGCAAACGATTTAGAATTTGAGCAGCAGAGTCAGCAACATCAGCTGACGTTCAACAAATGCCGGATTAACGTATTCTGTCATGAACCGCCGGCATCCGTTCAAGTTCAGGGAACCATTCTGCTGGTACATGGCTGGGAAGGACGGAGTGTCATGTTCCGCCCGCTGACAGAAAAGCTGCTTGCCAACGGCTACCGGGTCATCGCACCTGATTTAATCGCCCATGGAAGTTCAGAAGGCGAACGTTGTTCGTTCTACGAACTGGCGCAGCTATTATTACTGATTAATCAGCAGTTCGGTGCTTTTCATAGTGCGATCGGTCACTCATTTGGCGGCACAGCACTGGCAATGGCTATCGATGCAGGGCTCTCAACTCATCAACTGATCAAAATCGGCAGCCCGGACGGATTAGGTAATCTGCTGGATTCCTACATCGATTACTATCGGATCCCTGCCGTCCTCAAGGACAAACTCAAACAGGTATACCATCACCGCTATGGCACGCATCCAGATATGATCGATGCGCCGTTATGGAAAACCCTGTCACTGCCAACCCTGCTCTGCCATGACCGCAATGACAACATTATCGATATTACCCAGGCGCAAAAGATGAGTGCCGCCTTTCCGAACTGCGAGCTGTTTCTCACCGACGGCTGGGGACACCGCGGGGTGCTGAAAGATCGCAATATTCATCAGAAGATTATTGAGTTTATCCAGAGCAGTACAACATAG
- a CDS encoding helix-turn-helix transcriptional regulator, with the protein MNHKINYYCYENMEHFRDNLINELYQIQPSLGLSKSRRKLDLLVKTLDYVIENLSMEISLDDISEEVDASKYEICRLFNEVYRTSPMRWIWDIRIALAKEYIEIAPDWSLTDISNACGYSSLAHFSRSFSKAHQITPLKYKHSITTKEKDNKPFEIIYGNHRSSFSRGVLLDKMR; encoded by the coding sequence ATGAACCACAAAATTAATTACTACTGTTACGAAAATATGGAACACTTCAGAGATAACTTGATCAATGAACTCTATCAGATTCAACCTTCTTTAGGATTATCGAAGTCAAGGAGGAAACTGGATTTACTGGTAAAAACACTCGACTATGTGATAGAAAACCTCTCAATGGAAATATCACTGGATGATATTTCTGAAGAGGTGGACGCATCTAAGTATGAGATTTGCCGATTATTTAATGAAGTATACAGAACCTCGCCAATGCGTTGGATTTGGGATATCCGGATTGCACTTGCAAAGGAGTATATTGAAATTGCACCGGATTGGTCATTAACGGATATCAGCAATGCCTGCGGCTACTCTTCTCTTGCCCACTTTTCCCGTAGCTTCAGCAAGGCACATCAGATCACACCGTTAAAGTATAAACACTCGATCACCACGAAAGAAAAAGATAATAAACCCTTTGAAATTATCTACGGCAATCACCGTTCTTCTTTTTCAAGAGGTGTTTTGTTGGATAAGATGCGGTGA
- a CDS encoding 4'-phosphopantetheinyl transferase family protein: protein MGTCLPELGDNHYLLFFIKNRKHKKNEYQIKLNNDEDRKISAQFIRSILPYYYEGDERIRIYRKEYGKPTIAGTDSLWFNISHSNGVGVLLLSKIGDVGVDIEFKKKDSQILKIAQRFFHRQEMAQLESLHCGDACRQARQLWTLKESYIKAIGKGLAQPLNSFWFDLNGSQVNMYLGENKQPENSWLFYMYEYQRLFDLSLCVPKEGMVKIFHVNHEESSFSVEEIKSDAGSFQRVK from the coding sequence ATGGGAACATGTTTGCCTGAGCTGGGAGATAATCATTATTTATTGTTTTTTATTAAAAATAGAAAGCATAAAAAAAATGAATATCAAATCAAATTAAATAATGATGAGGATAGAAAAATAAGTGCACAGTTTATTCGTTCAATATTACCTTATTACTATGAAGGTGATGAAAGAATAAGAATATACAGAAAAGAATATGGTAAACCGACCATCGCTGGTACAGATTCACTCTGGTTTAATATTTCACACTCAAATGGAGTGGGGGTATTACTGTTATCAAAAATTGGTGACGTCGGCGTAGATATTGAGTTTAAAAAAAAAGACAGTCAGATATTAAAGATTGCACAGAGATTCTTTCATCGTCAGGAAATGGCTCAGCTTGAATCATTGCATTGCGGAGATGCCTGTCGGCAGGCCCGGCAGCTATGGACACTGAAAGAGTCGTATATCAAAGCGATTGGCAAAGGGTTGGCACAACCATTAAACAGTTTTTGGTTCGATCTGAATGGCAGTCAAGTGAATATGTATTTGGGAGAAAATAAACAACCGGAAAATAGTTGGTTGTTTTATATGTATGAGTATCAACGGTTGTTCGATTTATCTCTTTGTGTACCCAAAGAAGGCATGGTGAAAATATTTCATGTGAATCATGAAGAGTCATCATTTTCTGTAGAAGAGATAAAATCAGATGCAGGATCGTTTCAGAGAGTGAAATAA
- a CDS encoding sensor histidine kinase, which translates to MLDTSIQTVQRRLMLVASVTPTCLMLLIMAVHGYSGYLIALTAFLSALLIMYCLVTVDHSLNFHLATVMNLVESLTNNEFSMRGKRTGRNDSMDGLIGMINRLSESMNQQRLEIRQQQYLVKKIINNIDVAIFAINDQEEIAFVNKGAGQLFDREPKSMPGQLINSLAIHDLLQCASGDVIEWHFPQKSGQFQINQDSYYENSRRQTLLFVTDVSELLRGQEHRAWKNLLRVLSHEINNTLTPIASLSQILRELLPQEKDESIMEVDGGLKIIEERAKNLKSFIESYRKLTQLPAPMKRLQNINMLLRELLPLFEHRKINIACCQETLKINIDPVQIQQLLINVFKNADEAMTDPKGTITVSCEVQKHNLILEILDQGTGITNKSNLFVPFYSTKSHGNGIGLTLCRQIAENHSGYFSIDNREDMQGCVARLILPI; encoded by the coding sequence ATGTTAGATACGTCAATCCAAACTGTGCAGCGTCGATTGATGCTCGTTGCTTCGGTGACGCCGACTTGTCTGATGCTGCTGATCATGGCGGTACATGGTTATTCCGGTTATCTGATTGCGCTGACGGCATTTCTGAGCGCATTACTCATTATGTATTGTCTGGTGACCGTTGATCACAGTTTAAATTTTCATCTGGCAACCGTCATGAACCTAGTTGAATCGCTGACCAACAATGAGTTCAGTATGCGAGGGAAGCGAACCGGACGAAACGATTCAATGGATGGTTTGATCGGGATGATTAACCGTCTGTCTGAGTCGATGAATCAGCAGCGTCTGGAAATCCGTCAGCAGCAGTATCTGGTGAAAAAGATCATCAACAATATCGATGTCGCCATATTTGCCATTAATGACCAAGAAGAAATTGCGTTCGTCAATAAAGGTGCCGGCCAGCTGTTCGACCGAGAGCCGAAGTCGATGCCGGGACAGTTGATCAACTCACTGGCGATTCATGACTTACTTCAATGTGCTTCCGGAGATGTGATTGAATGGCATTTTCCACAAAAAAGCGGGCAGTTTCAGATCAACCAAGACAGTTACTACGAGAATAGCCGCAGACAAACCCTGCTGTTTGTTACGGATGTCAGCGAATTACTGCGCGGGCAGGAACACCGGGCATGGAAAAACCTGTTGCGGGTATTGAGCCATGAAATCAATAACACCCTGACACCGATAGCGTCACTGAGCCAGATTCTGAGAGAATTGCTGCCACAAGAAAAAGACGAGTCGATTATGGAAGTCGATGGTGGGCTGAAAATTATTGAAGAGCGGGCGAAGAACCTCAAATCTTTTATTGAGAGCTATCGCAAGCTGACTCAGCTACCGGCACCGATGAAGCGACTACAAAATATTAATATGCTGCTCAGAGAATTACTGCCGCTGTTTGAGCATCGCAAGATCAATATTGCCTGTTGTCAGGAGACGTTAAAAATCAATATTGATCCGGTACAGATACAGCAGTTACTGATCAATGTATTTAAGAATGCTGATGAAGCGATGACCGATCCAAAAGGTACGATTACGGTGTCATGTGAAGTACAAAAGCATAACCTGATTCTGGAAATTCTGGATCAGGGAACCGGTATTACCAATAAAAGTAATCTGTTTGTCCCGTTTTATAGCACCAAATCTCACGGCAACGGCATTGGATTAACCTTATGTCGGCAGATTGCAGAAAACCATAGCGGATATTTTTCGATCGATAATCGTGAGGATATGCAGGGCTGTGTTGCTCGATTGATATTACCGATATAG
- a CDS encoding sigma-54-dependent transcriptional regulator: MHNQQYRVLVADDDENILNTLRLILKVRHFDVVTVHSPELALEQVKQADADIALIDLNYQLDTTSGQEGLDLIQRLKTIDSELPIVVMTGWGSVDIAVEAMKYGAVDFVEKPWDNERLVHILNTQIRLSEGLKKQFRLQQQNQLLQEQLNLCAFDNIVALSPVMKNLMESLMLIVESDANILLTGENGTGKSLLASYIHRYSSRAEQEFISVDMSCIPDTLFESEMFGHVKGAFTDAKQQRIGRFELADGGTLFLDEIGNMPVSQQSKLLRVLEEKQFEKVGGAKTQQVDVRVVSATNADLNEMIGDRSFRQDLFYRLNTFEFRVPSLRERVDDIIPLIERFGQIYTEKYRKPIGELTDEAIAILQSYDWPGNVRELSHVVERLVLLSQGKPLDKQLLKRVLPDYQEGDMPQSTLSPSQRHLVVGDGAVYSEKTVYSDKAVYSEKTVYSDKVAHSNTLEEIELEALKQRLDYFDGNASLAAESLGLSRSAFYRRLGKTK, encoded by the coding sequence ATGCATAATCAACAATATCGGGTTTTAGTCGCAGACGATGATGAGAATATCCTGAATACACTGAGGTTAATCCTCAAAGTTCGGCATTTTGATGTGGTGACGGTTCATTCGCCGGAGCTTGCTTTGGAACAGGTAAAACAGGCCGATGCGGATATTGCGTTAATCGATCTGAATTATCAGCTGGATACGACTTCCGGACAGGAAGGTCTGGATCTGATTCAACGGCTCAAAACTATCGACAGTGAGTTGCCGATTGTGGTGATGACAGGTTGGGGTTCGGTCGATATTGCAGTTGAAGCGATGAAATACGGGGCAGTGGATTTTGTTGAAAAGCCTTGGGATAACGAACGGCTGGTGCATATTCTTAACACTCAGATTCGGTTGAGTGAAGGCTTAAAGAAACAGTTCCGCTTGCAGCAGCAGAACCAATTGTTGCAGGAACAGCTCAACTTATGTGCTTTCGACAATATTGTTGCGCTTTCTCCGGTGATGAAAAACCTGATGGAGTCACTGATGTTGATCGTCGAGAGTGACGCCAATATTTTACTGACCGGAGAAAACGGAACCGGGAAGAGTCTGCTGGCAAGTTATATTCACCGGTATTCTTCCAGAGCGGAACAGGAATTTATCTCCGTGGATATGAGCTGCATTCCGGATACGTTGTTTGAAAGTGAAATGTTTGGCCATGTGAAAGGCGCATTTACCGATGCCAAACAGCAACGTATTGGTCGGTTCGAACTGGCTGATGGCGGTACATTGTTTTTGGATGAAATCGGCAATATGCCTGTCAGCCAGCAGTCGAAGCTGTTGCGGGTTCTGGAAGAAAAGCAGTTTGAGAAAGTCGGTGGGGCGAAGACCCAGCAGGTTGATGTCCGGGTAGTTTCTGCCACAAATGCTGATTTGAATGAGATGATCGGTGACAGGTCGTTTCGTCAGGATCTCTTTTACCGCCTGAATACTTTTGAATTTCGGGTACCTTCCCTGCGGGAACGGGTTGACGATATTATTCCGCTGATCGAGCGGTTCGGGCAAATTTACACCGAGAAATACCGTAAGCCGATCGGTGAGTTAACCGATGAAGCGATTGCCATCCTGCAATCTTATGATTGGCCGGGCAATGTTCGCGAACTGAGTCATGTGGTTGAACGTCTGGTCCTGCTGAGTCAGGGGAAACCCTTAGACAAGCAACTGCTCAAACGCGTGTTACCCGATTATCAGGAAGGTGATATGCCTCAGAGTACACTTTCACCGTCACAGCGCCATCTTGTTGTCGGAGACGGCGCTGTATATTCCGAAAAAACAGTATATTCCGACAAAGCAGTATATTCCGAAAAAACAGTATATTCCGACAAAGTGGCGCACTCAAACACACTGGAAGAGATTGAACTGGAAGCCCTAAAACAGCGTCTGGACTATTTTGATGGTAATGCCAGTCTGGCTGCCGAATCTCTGGGGTTGAGCCGGAGTGCTTTCTACCGACGCTTAGGAAAGACGAAATGA
- a CDS encoding ADOP family duplicated permease produces the protein MSWLFDLKYAIRLMLKRPGFTVFTMLIMACGLGLCIYMYSLINTLAFKPLPFPGGERMVMVSPSMNGIRFGDSPMSYADFKDIRDKSQRLEDIGYYYGDVANVSIDGKASHYIAIRSRSDLFAFTHTQPIMGRLFTDADTIEGANPVAVIGYELWQNYFGGRQDIIGQRVQINGIGTEIIGIMPLGYEFPMNNQIWLPSQLNEAKFTVEDAPKVSIFAKLKPGINLADADVELQDIMASRALQYPEINTGRSAFTITFMDSFIGEDSKPIFLVMLLGVGFVLLLACCNVGNLLLARATERSKESAIRIAHGAPTFRLVIQMMWESTLICTLGGILGVLFAGWGLSLTNGLIRSIVPVKPAFWWELGLDADVLLKTVLLVVIVSLVTGLLPAWKMTQCNINEVLRDGTRGAQSRSSGRISRILVIFEVALSCAVLSLGALLSLVVYEATKIDYGVQPQGIYTGKISLPDQYYNTPESLLTFYNRLQSDLEASPTISKAGMMSSVPGAFMVASKVELEGRQQLRSQQNLLPRANNVTVMPGTLKLLGVKLEEGRMLSLSDDQNSQKVVVITRSFAQRYWPEKSHIIGKRIRWAGKNGWYTVVGVVSHVIQGRPFGYSKRMPTVYRSLMQAPVRHLSVVANSAQRENLTIPIEQAVADIDTGLSVYQVKPLAQVIARNTAGLTYIAILFNVFGMIAVLLAGSGIYGVMAKAISQRYQELGIRRALGATESRIIHMLMKQGWLQLLIGLLISGPIVMFVGPLITRILGHSPWSVWALFALTAAGISGVVSLATLLPALKAVRLRPMDALREQ, from the coding sequence ATGAGTTGGTTATTTGATCTGAAATATGCCATTCGGCTGATGCTTAAGCGTCCGGGATTTACGGTCTTCACCATGCTGATTATGGCCTGTGGTCTCGGCTTGTGTATTTATATGTATTCCCTGATTAATACATTGGCATTTAAACCGCTCCCATTTCCTGGCGGAGAGCGAATGGTGATGGTTAGCCCCAGCATGAATGGGATTCGATTCGGCGATTCACCCATGAGTTATGCGGATTTTAAAGATATCCGGGATAAGAGCCAGCGGTTGGAAGATATCGGTTATTACTACGGTGATGTTGCGAATGTCAGTATTGACGGTAAAGCGTCTCACTATATTGCAATTCGCAGTCGTTCTGATCTATTCGCATTCACTCATACTCAGCCGATTATGGGACGACTATTTACCGATGCGGATACAATTGAAGGGGCGAATCCGGTGGCTGTAATCGGCTATGAATTATGGCAAAACTATTTTGGCGGGCGTCAGGATATTATTGGTCAGCGGGTTCAAATTAATGGTATTGGTACGGAAATCATAGGGATAATGCCGCTCGGATATGAATTTCCTATGAATAACCAGATTTGGCTACCGAGTCAGCTTAACGAAGCAAAATTTACGGTAGAGGATGCCCCGAAAGTCTCTATTTTTGCCAAGCTTAAACCAGGGATTAACCTGGCGGATGCCGATGTCGAATTGCAAGATATTATGGCGTCACGGGCATTACAGTATCCTGAAATCAATACTGGACGTTCTGCCTTTACAATTACATTTATGGACAGCTTCATTGGGGAAGACTCAAAACCGATTTTTCTGGTGATGCTATTAGGGGTTGGATTTGTGCTGCTGCTTGCCTGTTGTAATGTCGGTAACCTGCTGCTGGCACGGGCAACGGAACGCTCCAAAGAGAGTGCCATTCGAATTGCACACGGTGCTCCGACCTTTAGGTTAGTGATACAGATGATGTGGGAAAGCACCCTGATATGTACGCTGGGCGGTATTCTGGGAGTACTGTTTGCCGGTTGGGGACTGTCACTGACCAATGGTCTGATCCGTTCAATTGTTCCTGTGAAGCCTGCATTCTGGTGGGAGCTGGGATTGGACGCCGATGTGCTGTTGAAGACTGTTTTATTGGTTGTGATTGTCAGCCTGGTGACCGGATTATTGCCAGCGTGGAAAATGACCCAGTGTAATATTAACGAAGTCCTGAGAGATGGTACTCGTGGCGCGCAGAGTCGCAGTAGCGGGCGGATCAGTCGGATACTGGTTATTTTTGAAGTTGCTTTGTCTTGTGCAGTGCTGTCGCTTGGAGCGCTGTTGTCTCTGGTTGTTTATGAAGCAACAAAGATTGATTATGGTGTTCAGCCTCAGGGGATTTATACCGGGAAAATCAGTTTACCGGATCAGTATTATAATACGCCGGAGAGTCTGCTGACATTCTATAATCGTCTACAAAGTGATCTAGAGGCTTCACCGACTATTTCCAAAGCGGGTATGATGAGTTCGGTTCCCGGTGCGTTTATGGTTGCCAGTAAAGTTGAACTGGAAGGCCGGCAGCAACTCCGTTCACAACAAAATCTGTTGCCTCGGGCGAATAATGTGACGGTCATGCCAGGAACCCTGAAACTACTGGGAGTCAAACTGGAAGAAGGTCGGATGCTGAGTTTGTCTGATGATCAGAACTCCCAGAAAGTGGTCGTGATTACCCGATCATTTGCCCAGCGATATTGGCCGGAAAAAAGTCACATCATCGGAAAACGGATCCGCTGGGCTGGGAAAAATGGCTGGTATACCGTGGTTGGTGTTGTTTCACATGTGATTCAGGGACGCCCGTTCGGTTACAGCAAACGAATGCCGACTGTGTATCGCTCACTGATGCAGGCACCGGTGCGTCATCTTTCTGTAGTTGCAAATTCCGCCCAGAGAGAAAATCTGACGATTCCAATCGAACAGGCTGTGGCAGATATCGATACCGGATTATCGGTCTATCAGGTGAAGCCACTGGCTCAGGTCATTGCCCGGAATACTGCCGGCCTGACCTATATTGCTATCTTATTTAATGTATTTGGTATGATTGCCGTATTACTGGCAGGTAGTGGGATTTATGGTGTCATGGCAAAAGCGATTAGCCAGCGATATCAGGAACTGGGTATCCGTCGTGCATTGGGTGCAACAGAAAGTCGTATCATTCATATGCTGATGAAACAGGGATGGCTACAACTGCTGATTGGCTTGCTGATTAGCGGCCCGATTGTGATGTTTGTCGGTCCGCTGATTACCCGGATTCTGGGGCATAGTCCATGGAGTGTCTGGGCTTTATTTGCGCTGACCGCTGCCGGCATTAGTGGTGTGGTTTCTCTTGCAACCTTGCTTCCGGCACTGAAGGCGGTCAGGTTAAGACCGATGGACGCCTTGCGGGAGCAGTAA
- a CDS encoding ABC transporter ATP-binding protein, with the protein MSFIVELSEVNKVFHTEEIETHALNDISFVIEKGEYVSISGPSGCGKSTLLSILGLLDSPSGGKYVINGFEVGALNPRRMAEIRNQEIGFVFQSFNLISDLTVEENVMLPLTYRKGMTTKEMQGAALAALEKVDMQHRSKHFPSQLSGGQQQRVAIARAIVGQPSLLLADEPTGNLDSKNAEAVMNLFDQLHSDGVTICIVTHDPRSAAHALRQIDIFDGMVIDDRHLDSQGLVA; encoded by the coding sequence ATGTCATTCATTGTCGAGTTGAGCGAGGTGAATAAAGTCTTTCATACGGAAGAGATTGAAACTCATGCGCTAAACGATATTAGTTTTGTGATCGAGAAAGGTGAGTATGTCTCCATCTCTGGACCTTCCGGTTGTGGGAAGTCGACTTTATTATCGATATTAGGTCTGCTGGATAGTCCCAGTGGTGGGAAATATGTCATCAATGGTTTTGAGGTCGGGGCATTGAATCCGCGTAGGATGGCTGAAATTCGTAATCAGGAAATCGGTTTTGTCTTCCAATCCTTCAACCTCATCAGCGATTTGACGGTTGAAGAGAATGTGATGCTGCCGCTGACTTACCGTAAAGGCATGACGACAAAAGAGATGCAGGGGGCTGCACTGGCTGCTTTGGAAAAAGTAGATATGCAACATCGTAGTAAGCATTTCCCGTCCCAGCTTTCCGGTGGACAACAGCAGCGAGTTGCTATTGCCCGGGCAATTGTCGGTCAGCCTTCACTACTGTTGGCGGATGAACCGACCGGTAATCTGGACTCTAAAAATGCCGAAGCTGTCATGAATTTGTTTGACCAATTGCATTCCGATGGCGTAACCATTTGTATTGTTACGCACGATCCCCGCTCTGCTGCACATGCTTTAAGGCAGATTGATATATTTGACGGAATGGTCATTGATGACCGTCATCTTGATAGTCAGGGGCTGGTTGCCTGA